A region from the Acomys russatus chromosome 22, mAcoRus1.1, whole genome shotgun sequence genome encodes:
- the Ykt6 gene encoding synaptobrevin homolog YKT6, whose protein sequence is MKLYSLSVLYKSEAKAVLLKAAYDVSSFSFFQRSSVQEFMTFTSQLIVERSSKGSRASVKEQEYLCHVYVRSDSLAGVVIADSEYPSRVAFTLLEKVLDEFSKQVDRIDWPVGSPATIQYTALDGHLSRYQNPREADPMSKVQAELDETKIILHNTMESLLERGEKLDDLVSKSEVLGTQSKAFYKTARKQNSCCAIM, encoded by the exons ATGAAGCTGTACAGCCTCAGCGTCCTTTACAAAAGCGAAGCGAAAGCGGTGCTGCTCAAAGCCGCGTACGATGTGTCTTCCTTCagtttcttccagaggtccag CGTTCAGGAATTCATGACCTTTACAAGTCAACTGATTGTGGAACGCTCGTCGAAAGGCAGCAGAGCTTCTGTCAAAGAACAAG AGTATCTTTGCCATGTCTACGTGCGGAGTGACAGTCTTGCAGGTGTGGTCATTGCTGACAGTGAATACCCTTCCAGAGTGGCCTTTACCTTGCTGGAGAAG GTACTAGATGAATTCTCCAAGCAAGTCGATAGGATAGACTGGCCAGTAGGATCCCCTGCTACAATCCAATACACAGCCCTGGATGGGCATCTTAGTCGATACCAG AACCCCAGAGAAGCTGACCCAATGAGTAAAGTACAAGCCGAACTGGACGAGACCAAAATCATTCTG CATAACACCATGGAGTCTTTATTAGAGCGAGGCGAGAAGCTTGATGACTTGGTATCCAAATCAGAAGTCCTGGGAACACAGTCGAAAGCCTTCTATAAAACT GCCCGGAAACAAAACTCATGCTGTGCAATCATGTGA